The sequence below is a genomic window from Desulfovibrio sp. Fe33.
GGACGACGATCTCGTTCTCAAGGCCGACAAGGCTCTGTACCAGGCGAAGAACAACGGCCGGAACATGGTCGTCGTCTCTGGGCACAAACAGCCGACCGCCCGCAACGCCGTGCAGTAGGGCGGCCTGAAAACGCCATGACGGCCCCGTCCGGAGTTTCTCCGGGCGGGGCTTTTTCATTGTCTTCGGCGGAGCGGGAAAAGCATGGCGCGGCCGCATTTCCCGTCCCCCTGTCAAGTTGATTATTTATACCTCTCAAGCGCTTTTCCCATACATTCGTCGACATTTCGGGGGCGGTGGAAAAACCGGGCCTATACTCCTCCCAAACACTTCAACAGGAGGATTTATCGTTATGGGAGGAACCGTAAGTTTGATCGGAAGCATTTTCGGAGGGCTGAGCAGCATAATGGCAGCCGATGCCTCCGACAATTCGGATTCGTTGGAAGAGGAGCGCCGGGCCCGGGAGAACGAGCAGAAACAACAGGAAGCCGACGAACGCCGCCGGGACCGGGAAAAGGTTCTGGAAGCGCGGCAGTTGGAATCCCGGCGCGAGGCCGAAAGCTCGCTCACCCTCGGTTCGGCGTCGCTCAAGGGCGATCCCGAAGTATCCGCCAAGACCCTGAAGACCAAGCTGGGGGAGTAGCATGGACAGAACAGAATTGGCCCGCTCCCTGCTGAAACGCTTCTCCGGTTTGGAGGAGGCCCGCCGTCCGTGGGCGGGGGCGTGGCAGGAGCTGTCGGAATACATGCTGCCCCGCAAGAACAGCTTTGTCGCGTCCGGTTCGGGCGCGGCGTGGCAGGGACGCGCGGGGGACGAGCGCATCTTCGACTCCACGCCCATGCACGCCCTTGAGCTGCTGGCCTCGTCACTGGGCGGGCTGCTGACCAACCCTTCGCTGCCCTGGTTCGACATCTCGGTGAAGGACCGGGCAGCGGGCGACGCGGACGAGGTCCGCGCTTTCATGCAGGAGTCCCGCGAACGGATGGTGGCGTTGTTCAACAGCGAGGATACCGGGTTCCAGGCGCACGTGCATGAGCTTTATCTGGACGTCGCCCTGCTCGGCACGGCGGTCATGTACGTCGAGGCGGACCCCACCACCGTGGTCCGCTTCTCGTCCAGGCCGCTGGGCGAGGTCTTCGTGGCCGAGTCCGCGCGCGGTCAGGTGGACACCGTGTACCGCCGCTACGAGCTCACGGCCCGCCAGGCGGTCCAGGAGTGGGGCGCGGCCTGCTCGGACGAGACGTTGCGCAAGGGCGAGGACAGGCCCGAGGAGCCCGTGGAAATCCTGCACGCGGTCTTTCCCCGGATGGATCGCGATCCGGGGGGATTCGGCTCGGCGCATTTCCCTTACGCCAGCGTGTACCTGGAGGTGAAGAGCAGCCATGTGCTTGAGGAGAGCGGCTATCTGGAGATGCCGTACATGGTCCCGCGCTGGGCCAAGGCCGCCGGCGAAACCTACGGCCGGGGGCCGGGGCAGACGGCGTTGTCCGACACCCGGGTCCTCAACGCCATGGCCCGGACCGCGCTCATGGCCGCGGAAAAGATGTCCGATCCGCCGCTGATGGTCCCGGACGACGGTTTCCTCGGCCCGGTTCGTTCCGGTCCGGGCGGGCTGTCCTACTATCGGGCCGGGTCAACGGACCGCATCGAGGCCCTGCCTGTGAATGTGGATTTACGGGCCGCCGAGGAGATGATGAACGGCCGCAGGGAGTCGATCCGCCGCATATTCCTGTCGGATCAGATCGCGCCGGAAGGCCCGGCGGTCACGGCCACCGAAGCGGTCATCCGCCAGGCGGAGAAGATGCGCGTGCTCGGCCCTGTGCTGGGCAGGTTGCAGACCGAGCTTCTCAGCCCGCTGATTCGGCGGGTCTTTCGCATCATGCTGCGCGCCGGGGCGTTGCCGTCCTTCCCCGAGGGGCTGTCCGCGGATGATCTCGAAGTCCGCTACACATCGCCCGTGACCCGCGCCCAAAAACAGTACGAGGCCCAGGGACTTTCCCAGGTCATGGAATACCTTTCGCCGCTGGTGGGCGGGCAGGACGCCTTCGGGATCATGGACAACTTCGACACGGACCGGGTGGCCCGGCATGTCGCCGAGCTGTTCAACACTCCTTCCGACTACCTCAAGTCCGAGGAGCGTGTGGCCGAGGGGCGGGCGCAGAAGACGCAGGCCGCGAGTTCGGCGCAGATCACGGCCACCGTGGCCGACGCGGCGGCCATCGCCAAGACGCTGTCCGAGATCCGCATGGACAATCCCAGCGTGCTGTCCGGCCTGTGGTCCCTGCTCATGGGCTCAACCGGCGTCGCTGCCCCGCCTTCGGCCGCCCCCGGCCCCGGGGCCGGTTCCGACGCGCAGGAGGCTCCCCATGCCTGAGGCCAGCCCGCTTGAACTGCATCGGGCCTACATGCGGCTTTTCGATTCCGCCGACGGGCGCGTGGTCATGGCCGATCTGGAGCGGCGGGGCTGCTTCATGCGGTCCACGTATTCCACGGACCGGGGGCGGACCGAATTCAACGAAGGCCGCAGGTCCCTGGTCCTGCACATGAAACACATGCTTGAACCCGACAACTTCATCGAGAAGGAGAACAACCGATGATCGAAAAGAACGTGAAGAAATGGCAGATGACGCTGCCCGAGGAATGGACCGTCCGCCAGATGGGCGAGGACGGCGTCGAGGCCGATATCCCCCTGCGCGACCATCCGGCGCTCGCCAAGTACGCCACCAAGGACGAGGCCGTGAAGGCCCTGGTCCATGCCCAGCGGATGCTCGGCAAGACGCCGGAAGGATACGTGCGCGTGCCCGGAGAAGGGGACACTCCCGAGGACCTGGCCGCCTTTTACGGGGCGCTGGGCAGGCCCGACAAGCCGGACGGCTACGAGTTCCCGGACATGGAGCTGCCGGACGGTTTCCAACTGCGCGAGGACATGCTCGGCGGCTTGCGCGAAAAGGCCTTCGAGCTGGGGCTGACCCCCAAGCAGGTGGCCGGGCTGTACCAGTGGTTCCTGCCCCTGGTCCTGGACACCCATCATTCCATGGAGGCCGAGGCGGCCAAGCTGCGCGAATCCGAGTTGCAGTCCCTGCGCAGCGTGCACCGGGGCGACACCCCGTCCCTGCTCGATTCGGCACTGCGCGCGGCCGAGGCCGTGGGCGGCGAGGAGCTGCTCGCCGCTCTGGACGCCACCGGCGCAGGCAACCGCGCGGCGGTCATCAGCGCCTTCGCCAAGATCGCGCCCCTGGTCCTGGAAAGCGGCCTGCGCGGCTCGGCTCGCGGCTGGGGCGAGGACCTGAGCATCGAGCGGCTGCGCGAGATGATGCGGGACCCGCGCTACAAGGACCCGACCAAGCGTGACGCCTCCTTCGTCAAGAAGGTGAACCAGGGCTTCGAGCTGCTTTATCCCGGTGATTACGTGCCGGGAAGCAGGGTCTAGAATCCGGCCTTTTTCAACCGGAGAAAACAACGGGCCGGAGGCATACAGCCTCCGGCCCGAAAAATTTCCGAACCCGGTGGGGGAAAAACGGGCCGATTACGCCTCGTCTGCCGCCGCTTCCAGGTCGTTCAACAAAGCGTCGAGGTCCAGGCCGTAGCGTTCGGCCGCTTCGGCCACGGTATCGAACAGGGCCCGGCAGAGCAGGCACTCGCCCGCCTGTTCGTCGCGGGAGTGGAAGACCGCGTCCGTGGCGGGATGATGCTGGACCACGTCCAGAAGGGTCATGTCCGGGGAGATGCGGCGCGTCACGGGAGTTCCTCCATGGCCCGCCTGAGGGCGTCCGGGATATGGGGGACCAGTTCCCCGATTTGGGAGGCCGGGGTGGGCCGGGCCGCTTCGCCCGCGTACCGGTTGGCCTGAGCCGCCACCTGCGCGGCCTTGGGCGTGGGCAGGCCGTATTCCATCAGGGCGCAGGCCATGCCCGTGACCGTGTCGCCCGTGCCGCCCATGGCTTCCATGGCTTCGACGGACGGGCCGGTGATTTCCGCCAGGACGCCGGTGCGGTCCGCGATCCGGTCCGTTCCTCCCTTGACCAGCAGGCAGGCCGCCGCGTTTTCGTGGCTGTACGCGCGTTCGATCAGCTCGGGCGCGCGATTCTCGTCCTGGAGGATGAATCCGCGCGTGTAGAAGGGGTGCGGAGCCGTCTCGTCCGCGAGAAAGGCAAGCTCACCGGCGTCGGGCGTGAACAGGGCGTACTCGCCCGCAAAGCCGCTCATCTTGGCTGCGTACATGAATCCGGCGTCGGCCACGAGGGCGGGCGGCCCGGCCATGGCCTGGGCGGCCATGAGCACCTTGTTGTGCCAGTCCACATCGGGTTGCAGATAATGGAAGGCGAGCGTGGAGCAGGCGCGCGACGGCAGGACCTCGGTCAGATGGCGGTATAGTTCCCGGCTGCCCCGGCCGAGCCCTTCGTCCCCCACCAGCATGGCGTGGGGCGGTTCCGTGCCGAGAAAGGCGCAGGCCGAAGCCGCTGCGGCCAGCAGCGCGGGCGTGCCCCGGTCGGGCGGCAGGGCGCGTCCTCCCACGGAGAGCGCGCCGTTGGCCAGGAGTGCGGGCGCGTCAAGCACGGGGACGGCCGGATCGGGCACTGTGCCGACTATGATGAGCATAAGCGCAGCATCTCCGCGTGGGCCAGCTCCAGGGCGTAGCCGCACAGGGTGTGGCCGATTTCCCTGGGAGCCGGGGCTTCGTCGAGGGTTAGGCCGATGAGCCGGGCCGCGATGTACGGCACGTCCGGGCAGCCGCCGCCGGACACGTTGACGATGGTCCGGGTGGATTTCTCGACAGTCAGTTTCATGTTGGCGGCGCGGACCATGAGGTAATCGCCGAAATCCTTGACCTGGTACAGGTCCACCGGGGCGAGCAGAGGCCCGGTCACGGGCACGGTCTCCAGCGGCACGGTTCCGGCTTCGGCCAGGGTGCGCAGGATGTCGAGCTTCTCCATGAGCGGGAATTCCACCACCAGGTCGCACCCTTTCTGAATCTCGGGCGGCGGCCCCATGACGCGGATTTCCCGGCCCGACTCCTTGAGCAGCTTTTCGGCCCGGATGACCTCGCTGGTGTGCTCGAAAACGAGCAGGCCCCGGTCCGCGCGCGATTTGGGGCGCGGGCCGGAACCCTTTTTTCTGAACAGATCGGCCAGGGCCAAATCTAGCTCCCGAGCAGCTTGAGGCGGTATTCGCCGTCGTTCTCGGTGATGGATTCAACCTTCCAGCCCTTGCCCTGTGCGGCGCGGGCGACGTTTTCCTTGGAAGCCTCGGTGTCCACTAGGACTTCGAGTTCGCCGGAGCCCATGGCCGTTATCTTGGCCAGGGTATCCAGTACCGGCTGGGGGCAGGAGAGGCCCCGTGCGTCGAGTATTTCACTCATGATATCCCCCTAAGCAGCTTTTTTGCGCATGGTGAAACCGATGAACAGGCAGACGGCCAGGCCGATGAACACGGCGGCGATGCCGTGCGGGCCGACGCCGTTGGGCGAGCTGGCCAGGCCGAAGTTGTGGGCGAAACCGGCACCCACGATCATGCCGAGCACGAACACGGCGGCGTCGCCGTCACCCTCGCCCGCCATGAAGAGCTGTCTGCCGGGGCAGCCGCCCGTCAGGGCGAAGCACAGGCCCGCGAGGACCATGCCCATGAAGTTCCACAATCCCTGGGTGTGGGCCACGGGCTGGCTTGCGAAGCCCATGTGGAACTGCCCGAGGATCAGGTTGACCGCGAAGGCGGCGACGAGCAGGGCGATGACGCCCGTGAGCAGATGCACCTGTTTGAACAGGATCAGGTCGCGGAAGGCCCCCATGGTGCAGAACCGGCTGCGCTGGGCCAGGATGCCCACCAGCAGGCCGACGGCCAGGGAGATGAACAGGGGCGCGTGCATGGCGCCGGGACCCTTGAGGCTGTAGAAAAGCACCCCGGATTTCGGCTGTTCGGCGACCTGCGGGTAGAGGAACATCAGCACCAGGAATCCGGCCATGATGATCGGCATGAGCAGCCCCACGGATGCGTAGGTCTTCTGGCTTCGGCCCAGGTTGTATCCCTGGCGGAAGAACAGGGTGCCGATGCCGATGCCCACAATGAGTCCGGCCAGGCCGAGCAGGGCGTTCAGGTCGCCGCCCGCCAGGCGCAGGATGGCGCGCCACGGGCAGCCCAGGAAAACCAGGGCCCCGATCATGGCGAACACGCCGAGGACGAAGCGGACGATGGGCGCGGAACCGGCCCTGGGCCGGAAGTCCTTGCTCACGAGGGCCGCGGCCAGTGATCCGAGCACGAAGCCGATGATTTCCGGGCGCATGTACTGGACCACGCCGGCCCTGTGCAGCCCCACGGCTCCGGCGATGTCGCGTTCAAAGCAGGCCACGCAGATTCCCATGTTGCCCGGGTTGCCCAGGTATTGCAGCAAAGCGGCAAGCCCCCCGATGACGAGCCCGACGGAAATGATGCCTTTCCGCGAGGCAAAAAAATTGGTCATACCTCCTCCTTGCATAAGGTAAATGAAAAAACTCCCCCAATTCCGACATGAAACATAGAGGAATACGACGGCTTGAACCAATTCTTTCTATGTGTGTAAAAAATCGGGGCTATAGATTTTATGGATAGTTGGAAGGAGGAAAGACGGCGGAGAGGAGGGTGGTCAGGGTGTCCGATGTTCGATGCCGGACAGGGTCTCGCGGAAGGTTTCGATCTGCGGCCCCCCCAGGGAAACGGCTTTGCGCGCGGCCTGGAGCGCCTCGTCGCGGCGGCCGAGTTCGTTGAGCACGAAGGCCAGGTTGTTGAAGGCGATGCCGCTGTCGGGATTGGCCTCGGCGGCCTTGCGGAAGGCGTCGGCGGCATCCTGCGGCTCACCC
It includes:
- the yedE gene encoding YedE family putative selenium transporter, whose amino-acid sequence is MTNFFASRKGIISVGLVIGGLAALLQYLGNPGNMGICVACFERDIAGAVGLHRAGVVQYMRPEIIGFVLGSLAAALVSKDFRPRAGSAPIVRFVLGVFAMIGALVFLGCPWRAILRLAGGDLNALLGLAGLIVGIGIGTLFFRQGYNLGRSQKTYASVGLLMPIIMAGFLVLMFLYPQVAEQPKSGVLFYSLKGPGAMHAPLFISLAVGLLVGILAQRSRFCTMGAFRDLILFKQVHLLTGVIALLVAAFAVNLILGQFHMGFASQPVAHTQGLWNFMGMVLAGLCFALTGGCPGRQLFMAGEGDGDAAVFVLGMIVGAGFAHNFGLASSPNGVGPHGIAAVFIGLAVCLFIGFTMRKKAA
- a CDS encoding sulfurtransferase TusA family protein, producing MSEILDARGLSCPQPVLDTLAKITAMGSGELEVLVDTEASKENVARAAQGKGWKVESITENDGEYRLKLLGS
- a CDS encoding NAD(P)H-hydrate dehydratase; the encoded protein is MLIIVGTVPDPAVPVLDAPALLANGALSVGGRALPPDRGTPALLAAAASACAFLGTEPPHAMLVGDEGLGRGSRELYRHLTEVLPSRACSTLAFHYLQPDVDWHNKVLMAAQAMAGPPALVADAGFMYAAKMSGFAGEYALFTPDAGELAFLADETAPHPFYTRGFILQDENRAPELIERAYSHENAAACLLVKGGTDRIADRTGVLAEITGPSVEAMEAMGGTGDTVTGMACALMEYGLPTPKAAQVAAQANRYAGEAARPTPASQIGELVPHIPDALRRAMEELP
- a CDS encoding portal protein, with product MDRTELARSLLKRFSGLEEARRPWAGAWQELSEYMLPRKNSFVASGSGAAWQGRAGDERIFDSTPMHALELLASSLGGLLTNPSLPWFDISVKDRAAGDADEVRAFMQESRERMVALFNSEDTGFQAHVHELYLDVALLGTAVMYVEADPTTVVRFSSRPLGEVFVAESARGQVDTVYRRYELTARQAVQEWGAACSDETLRKGEDRPEEPVEILHAVFPRMDRDPGGFGSAHFPYASVYLEVKSSHVLEESGYLEMPYMVPRWAKAAGETYGRGPGQTALSDTRVLNAMARTALMAAEKMSDPPLMVPDDGFLGPVRSGPGGLSYYRAGSTDRIEALPVNVDLRAAEEMMNGRRESIRRIFLSDQIAPEGPAVTATEAVIRQAEKMRVLGPVLGRLQTELLSPLIRRVFRIMLRAGALPSFPEGLSADDLEVRYTSPVTRAQKQYEAQGLSQVMEYLSPLVGGQDAFGIMDNFDTDRVARHVAELFNTPSDYLKSEERVAEGRAQKTQAASSAQITATVADAAAIAKTLSEIRMDNPSVLSGLWSLLMGSTGVAAPPSAAPGPGAGSDAQEAPHA
- a CDS encoding DUF3343 domain-containing protein, translated to MALADLFRKKGSGPRPKSRADRGLLVFEHTSEVIRAEKLLKESGREIRVMGPPPEIQKGCDLVVEFPLMEKLDILRTLAEAGTVPLETVPVTGPLLAPVDLYQVKDFGDYLMVRAANMKLTVEKSTRTIVNVSGGGCPDVPYIAARLIGLTLDEAPAPREIGHTLCGYALELAHAEMLRLCSS
- a CDS encoding Bbp19 family protein, encoding MPEASPLELHRAYMRLFDSADGRVVMADLERRGCFMRSTYSTDRGRTEFNEGRRSLVLHMKHMLEPDNFIEKENNR